In Phreatobacter stygius, a genomic segment contains:
- a CDS encoding IS481 family transposase: MGQVLHGSATTTEAVRRAIQHSQESLRALSKRYGINQKTVAKWKKRTSVTDVPTGPKNPTSTVLTIEEEAVIVAFRKHTLLPLDDCLYALQPTIPTLTRSSLHRCLQRHGISRLPEVEGEKPAKTKFKSYPIGFFHIDIAEVQTAEGKLYLYVAIDRTSKFAVVQIVRKTGRTSASAFLSALIEAVPYKIHTVLTDNGIQFTFPPRYADGPTARYVTHMFGMRCQENGIEHRLTKVKHPWTNGQVERMNRTIKEATVKRYHYDSHRQFEAHLADFVSAYNFGRRLKTLKGLTPYEFICKLWTTEPQRFRLDPLHQMPGLNS; encoded by the coding sequence ATGGGCCAGGTTCTCCACGGGAGCGCCACGACGACTGAGGCGGTCCGTCGAGCGATACAACATAGTCAAGAGAGCCTGAGGGCTCTGTCTAAGCGCTACGGGATTAACCAGAAGACGGTCGCGAAGTGGAAGAAGCGGACCTCGGTGACCGATGTGCCGACCGGGCCGAAGAACCCGACTTCGACAGTGCTGACGATTGAGGAAGAGGCCGTGATCGTCGCCTTCCGGAAGCATACTTTGCTGCCGCTCGACGACTGCCTCTATGCGCTACAGCCGACGATCCCGACGCTGACGCGGTCATCCCTGCACCGCTGCCTGCAGCGTCACGGGATCAGCCGCCTGCCCGAGGTCGAAGGCGAGAAGCCGGCGAAGACGAAGTTCAAATCCTATCCGATCGGCTTCTTCCACATCGATATCGCCGAGGTGCAGACCGCTGAGGGCAAGCTGTACCTCTATGTCGCCATCGATCGCACGAGCAAATTCGCCGTCGTACAGATCGTCAGGAAGACGGGGCGGACCTCCGCGTCAGCCTTCCTCTCGGCCTTGATCGAGGCCGTCCCCTACAAGATCCATACCGTTCTCACCGACAACGGCATCCAGTTCACCTTCCCGCCACGGTATGCCGATGGTCCGACGGCGCGCTACGTGACGCACATGTTCGGCATGCGCTGCCAGGAGAACGGCATCGAGCACCGCCTCACCAAGGTGAAGCACCCTTGGACGAACGGCCAGGTCGAGCGCATGAACCGCACCATCAAAGAAGCCACCGTCAAGCGTTACCACTACGACAGCCACCGGCAGTTCGAAGCGCATCTCGCCGACTTCGTCAGCGCCTACAATTTCGGGCGGAGGCTGAAGACCCTCAAGGGCCTCACACCCTACGAATTCATCTGCAAACTCTGGACAACAGAGCCTCAACGATTCAGGCTCGATCCACTCCATCAAATGCCGGGACTAAACAGCTAG
- a CDS encoding BTAD domain-containing putative transcriptional regulator, with protein MSAHVSAKLAAPTTDDIVRRARVTEAIDRALRDGACWIAAPAGYGKTTAMIDYLASVRAPHVWFRADQGDRDLARFFSYLAQSLPTPAASLAMPIFGVEYAEHPRDFARVFFRQYFARLRPGTLLVFDDLHTVETPEFGDIIGTMIGTLPRSLRCVCLSRMLPNEGLSELSHSRALTVVDQSVLEFSDPEARSLVQLRLKQRAAQIDIGSARGWAVGLVLLADRGGAAGHGSAATQAGPSHFAALGGHFFDALPVSDQDNLLTLNLLPEITVGLANAVTGSAEAGQLLDRLYARQFLVTRAEGQGETFHLHDLLRDFLHRRFEQRLSEPERRMLRTRAARLLSDAERPDEAITLALDARSWLLARDLLLRHAEGLIATGRRATIIAWLQRLPPAELTGWLFYWAGVAHLADDAVAERWLELAWQAFGEDHDERGLCLTVARAVLVKTDSWRTHHGLAVWTSRAVAIAARDLPALPPEEDLLALIGLLRAHDFADGHDNDAGQRLAEVLLDRLGDPGRRFPSGLRLQASEALIEHAVGRGRADIFERAVDHVVDDIAKPDVLGWHLGLWLVAFGAASGRYYRYSRRGFPYATAEDALRAAIAIGEGEALKGVEFGALYHLQLQMKLRNDFSEFRSLVTRLAEIADSRYTTQVAVVADCRAALHTLQGNFAEAYRDCDRFMEAIEAGDEPLIERLPHYITKFQVLLADRRCRDAIGLLADLAPRLQGGSQLRTRLCMMAAEALGAKWQGDPAYEGHLRALFAELRTADWRAILLNLPDLLSDLLADAIETGIEIAFCRSLVAERRLTPPAHRPAGWPWPLRVRILGGFRIERDGAELDLGPKPPTRALDILRVLALSRGHVCAIGTLQDRLWPDLDGGQANAAFEQALHRLRKLLGRADLVTLREGRLRLVPDMVWVDLADWEKQVRDVHAAGGSVSERTLEQLLASFPGPLFFGHDEPIWAIAAADRVRDDFVDLAIRLGKLREGEGTVVEARAVCLRALQHYPDSDRLHGALIELRLMQGDLAGAVEDYRRYLRVLKTAGDLEPSPIVEAIARKFGSAPGAR; from the coding sequence TTGAGTGCCCATGTGTCGGCCAAGCTGGCGGCACCGACGACGGACGACATTGTTCGACGCGCCCGTGTCACCGAGGCAATCGATCGCGCGTTACGGGATGGCGCCTGCTGGATCGCCGCTCCGGCGGGCTATGGCAAGACGACCGCCATGATCGACTACCTGGCGAGCGTGCGAGCGCCCCATGTCTGGTTTCGTGCCGATCAAGGCGACCGGGACCTCGCGCGGTTCTTCAGCTACCTGGCTCAGTCCTTGCCGACGCCGGCAGCTTCGCTCGCAATGCCGATTTTTGGTGTGGAATATGCCGAACATCCACGCGACTTCGCGCGCGTGTTCTTTCGGCAATATTTCGCGCGGCTGCGGCCGGGGACGCTGCTCGTGTTCGACGATCTTCACACCGTCGAGACACCTGAATTCGGCGATATCATCGGCACGATGATCGGAACGCTTCCCCGCTCCCTGCGCTGTGTCTGTCTCTCGCGGATGCTGCCGAATGAAGGGCTCTCCGAGCTGTCGCATAGCCGCGCATTGACCGTCGTCGATCAATCCGTGCTGGAATTTTCCGACCCCGAGGCGCGCAGCCTGGTCCAGCTCAGGCTCAAACAACGTGCCGCGCAAATCGATATCGGCAGTGCGCGAGGCTGGGCGGTCGGTCTTGTTCTTCTGGCCGATCGTGGTGGTGCTGCCGGTCACGGCAGCGCGGCCACCCAGGCAGGTCCCTCGCATTTCGCCGCACTTGGCGGCCATTTCTTCGATGCGCTGCCGGTTTCCGACCAGGACAACCTGCTCACCCTCAATCTATTGCCCGAGATCACGGTCGGTTTGGCCAACGCGGTGACCGGATCGGCGGAAGCCGGACAATTGCTTGATCGGCTCTACGCGCGGCAATTCCTCGTCACGCGGGCCGAGGGGCAGGGGGAAACCTTTCATCTGCACGACCTGCTGCGCGACTTCCTGCATCGGCGCTTCGAGCAGCGGTTGTCGGAGCCGGAGCGACGCATGCTGCGGACCAGGGCAGCCCGGCTTCTGTCCGACGCGGAGCGGCCGGACGAAGCGATCACGCTGGCTCTGGACGCCAGGTCCTGGCTGCTGGCGCGCGACCTGCTGCTGCGACACGCCGAGGGGCTGATCGCCACCGGGCGCCGCGCCACGATCATCGCGTGGCTGCAGAGGCTGCCGCCGGCGGAGCTGACCGGGTGGTTGTTCTATTGGGCGGGTGTCGCTCATCTCGCCGATGACGCCGTGGCCGAGCGCTGGCTCGAACTGGCCTGGCAGGCGTTCGGCGAGGACCATGATGAGCGCGGCCTGTGTCTCACCGTCGCGCGGGCCGTGCTGGTCAAGACCGACAGCTGGCGGACCCATCACGGCCTTGCCGTCTGGACCTCGCGGGCCGTCGCCATTGCCGCGCGCGACCTTCCCGCGCTGCCGCCCGAAGAGGATCTCCTGGCGTTGATCGGCTTGTTGCGGGCCCACGACTTCGCTGATGGCCATGACAACGATGCCGGCCAGCGTCTGGCGGAGGTGCTTCTGGACAGGCTGGGCGATCCCGGACGACGGTTCCCCAGCGGGCTGCGCCTGCAGGCCAGCGAAGCCCTGATCGAACATGCGGTCGGCAGGGGCAGGGCCGACATCTTCGAACGGGCGGTCGATCACGTCGTCGATGATATCGCCAAACCCGATGTGCTCGGCTGGCACCTTGGTCTGTGGCTGGTTGCATTCGGCGCCGCCAGCGGGCGCTACTATCGCTATTCGCGTCGCGGATTTCCCTATGCGACGGCGGAGGACGCCCTGCGCGCCGCGATCGCCATCGGCGAGGGCGAAGCGCTCAAAGGCGTTGAATTCGGGGCGCTCTACCACCTGCAACTGCAGATGAAACTGCGCAATGACTTCTCCGAATTCAGGAGTTTGGTGACGCGGCTCGCCGAGATCGCCGACAGCCGCTACACGACGCAGGTCGCGGTCGTCGCCGATTGCCGCGCCGCATTGCACACGCTGCAGGGAAACTTCGCCGAGGCCTATCGCGACTGCGATCGCTTCATGGAAGCGATCGAGGCGGGCGACGAACCGCTCATCGAAAGGCTGCCTCACTACATCACCAAGTTTCAGGTCCTGCTGGCCGACCGCCGGTGTCGAGACGCAATCGGCCTGCTCGCGGACTTGGCTCCGCGGCTGCAGGGCGGATCGCAGCTGCGCACACGGCTGTGCATGATGGCCGCCGAGGCGCTCGGCGCGAAATGGCAAGGCGATCCGGCCTATGAAGGGCACTTGCGCGCCCTCTTTGCCGAACTGCGCACCGCTGACTGGCGCGCCATCCTGCTGAACCTGCCCGACCTGCTGTCGGACCTTCTCGCCGATGCCATCGAAACCGGCATCGAGATCGCGTTCTGCCGCTCCCTCGTCGCGGAGCGCCGCCTGACACCGCCGGCGCATCGCCCGGCAGGTTGGCCGTGGCCGCTGCGGGTGCGCATACTCGGCGGGTTCCGGATCGAGCGAGACGGCGCAGAGCTTGATCTTGGTCCCAAGCCGCCGACGCGCGCGCTCGACATACTCCGTGTTCTCGCCCTGTCGCGCGGCCATGTCTGCGCGATCGGAACCTTGCAGGACCGGCTTTGGCCGGACCTTGATGGCGGGCAGGCCAATGCTGCCTTCGAGCAGGCCTTGCATCGGCTGCGCAAGCTGCTGGGGCGAGCGGATCTCGTCACCTTGCGCGAAGGACGATTGCGGCTTGTCCCGGATATGGTGTGGGTCGATCTGGCGGATTGGGAAAAGCAGGTCAGGGACGTCCACGCTGCCGGCGGCAGCGTTTCGGAACGGACGCTCGAACAGCTGCTGGCCAGCTTTCCCGGCCCGCTCTTTTTTGGACATGACGAACCGATCTGGGCGATCGCTGCCGCTGACCGGGTGCGCGATGACTTCGTCGACCTTGCCATCCGGCTTGGCAAACTGCGCGAAGGCGAGGGGACGGTTGTCGAGGCGAGAGCGGTTTGTCTGCGGGCACTCCAGCACTATCCCGATTCCGATCGCCTGCACGGCGCGCTGATCGAGCTCCGCTTGATGCAAGGCGACCTCGCGGGCGCGGTCGAGGACTATCGACGCTATCTGAGGGTGCTCAAGACCGCCGGGGATCTGGAGCCGTCGCCGATCGTCGAAGCCATCGCGCGAAAATTCGGATCGGCACCCGGCGCCCGTTGA
- a CDS encoding TetR/AcrR family transcriptional regulator, with translation MTGSGKPRLAGRPRVVERDEALQRAKDLFWSLGYQRASLPELERATGLQRGSLYALFSDKRELFLEALDLYGREGLATMDATMPAGARRADILAWIRVHAARAHGPAGVRGCFLVETTVEMGPHDPVIAERAAAIFAAMLKRLERALAGAGDAQVPDPEAAARTLLAGLEGLRVFGKAGQSEDEVARAVGVLAATLVPPKPAS, from the coding sequence ATGACAGGATCTGGCAAGCCCCGACTGGCCGGGCGGCCGCGCGTCGTCGAGCGCGACGAGGCGCTGCAGCGCGCCAAGGACCTCTTCTGGTCGCTCGGTTATCAGCGGGCGTCGCTGCCGGAGCTCGAGCGCGCGACAGGACTGCAGAGAGGCAGCCTCTACGCGCTGTTCTCGGACAAGCGCGAGCTGTTCCTCGAGGCGCTCGATCTCTACGGCCGCGAGGGGCTGGCGACGATGGATGCGACCATGCCGGCGGGGGCAAGGCGCGCGGATATTCTGGCCTGGATCAGGGTGCATGCCGCCCGGGCGCATGGGCCGGCCGGCGTCAGGGGCTGCTTTCTGGTCGAAACAACAGTCGAAATGGGGCCACACGACCCGGTCATCGCGGAGCGCGCCGCGGCCATCTTCGCCGCGATGCTGAAGCGGCTCGAGCGGGCGCTCGCCGGCGCCGGCGATGCCCAGGTGCCGGACCCGGAAGCCGCGGCGCGCACCTTGCTCGCCGGCCTGGAAGGCCTGCGCGTGTTCGGCAAGGCCGGGCAGAGCGAGGATGAGGTAGCGCGCGCGGTCGGGGTTCTCGCGGCAACACTGGTGCCGCCGAAACCGGCAAGCTAG
- a CDS encoding fascin domain-containing protein encodes MGTDFRRLSLNEALHQDPQFLANVERITGRRTMVTDLFNPGHLYERESPIVSSRLNGNGNGAQRIRPTNVQIVGGVWQISMSHRDVEEMRQDVRAFCTRYVPPFNIIMETMFSLISTVDAIGLNHGVNVAGIIATQFVTVTPAFFSPVEMLKGIKDKLQEVTGLPGGVVGAGLGAGITLLAVGPAGVVLGGLAGWLGDALLSDSPRPGDVHADRQVVGPWEKLLLVAANPNDPTSTDIAIGTRRGYFCAENGGGGPVYANRTAIGPWETATLVHNPNGTVSLRALGGHYLVAEQGGGDGSFCNWNRTAVGEWEQFWMEYQPDGCFALKTFARGTYVSVQ; translated from the coding sequence ATGGGAACCGACTTCAGAAGACTATCGCTCAATGAGGCATTGCACCAGGACCCGCAATTCCTGGCAAACGTCGAAAGGATCACTGGCCGCAGGACGATGGTGACCGACCTGTTCAATCCGGGACATCTGTATGAACGGGAATCCCCCATCGTCAGTTCTCGCCTCAACGGCAACGGCAACGGTGCTCAACGCATTCGACCGACCAACGTTCAGATCGTCGGCGGCGTCTGGCAGATCAGCATGTCTCACCGTGACGTCGAGGAGATGCGACAGGACGTCAGGGCATTCTGCACCCGCTATGTTCCGCCCTTCAACATAATCATGGAGACCATGTTCAGCCTGATCTCGACGGTGGACGCGATCGGCCTCAACCATGGGGTCAACGTGGCCGGCATCATCGCGACGCAATTTGTCACGGTGACGCCGGCGTTTTTTTCGCCCGTAGAAATGCTGAAAGGCATCAAGGACAAGCTGCAAGAAGTGACCGGCTTGCCTGGTGGCGTTGTCGGAGCCGGTCTTGGCGCGGGCATTACCTTGCTCGCGGTCGGACCGGCCGGTGTCGTGCTCGGTGGCCTGGCCGGATGGCTCGGCGACGCGCTGCTCTCCGACAGCCCTCGGCCCGGAGACGTCCATGCCGATCGCCAGGTCGTAGGTCCATGGGAGAAGCTCTTGCTTGTTGCAGCCAACCCGAACGATCCCACCTCGACCGATATCGCGATCGGCACGCGGCGAGGCTATTTCTGCGCCGAGAACGGCGGCGGCGGCCCGGTCTATGCCAATCGCACCGCGATCGGTCCGTGGGAAACCGCCACGCTCGTCCACAACCCCAACGGTACCGTCAGCCTGCGCGCGCTCGGTGGGCATTATCTCGTCGCCGAGCAGGGCGGGGGCGATGGTTCGTTCTGCAACTGGAACCGGACCGCCGTCGGGGAGTGGGAGCAGTTCTGGATGGAATATCAGCCCGATGGCTGTTTCGCCCTGAAGACCTTTGCGCGAGGCACCTACGTCAGCGTTCAGTGA
- a CDS encoding alpha/beta fold hydrolase, producing the protein MTLTGFRHQMVRARDVDLHVVTGGEGPPVVLLHGFPQTWWEWRKMMPLLARRHRVIALDLRGAGHSDCPQGGYDKASLAADVHGVMTALGHERYAVCGHDIGGMVGVALAATHRDAVTHLAVLDVPVPGWSRWDALFSDPRVWHFAFHMKLNLPERLIYGREYDYVSTFISDRAFDHGAHDAGDIELFAKAFAQPGRTRGGLEWYRAFPRDHDNALAWKRDPLRIPVLALGGDRRWGPEMVAMMREFALDVTGGSIADCNHWLPEERPAETAERLEAFLAA; encoded by the coding sequence ATGACTTTGACCGGTTTCCGGCACCAGATGGTTCGCGCGCGCGATGTCGACCTGCACGTGGTGACGGGAGGCGAGGGGCCGCCGGTCGTGCTCCTCCACGGCTTTCCGCAGACCTGGTGGGAATGGCGCAAGATGATGCCGCTGCTGGCGCGCCGGCACCGGGTGATCGCGCTCGACCTGCGCGGTGCCGGCCATTCCGACTGCCCACAGGGCGGCTACGACAAGGCGAGCCTGGCCGCCGACGTCCATGGCGTGATGACGGCGCTCGGCCATGAGCGCTATGCGGTCTGCGGCCACGATATCGGCGGCATGGTCGGGGTCGCGCTCGCCGCGACCCATCGCGACGCCGTGACCCATCTGGCGGTGCTCGATGTCCCCGTGCCGGGCTGGAGCCGCTGGGACGCCTTGTTCTCCGACCCGCGCGTCTGGCATTTCGCCTTTCACATGAAGCTCAATCTGCCCGAGCGGCTGATCTATGGCCGGGAATATGACTATGTCTCGACCTTCATCTCCGATCGCGCTTTCGACCACGGCGCGCACGATGCCGGCGATATCGAACTCTTCGCCAAGGCGTTTGCCCAGCCCGGCCGGACCCGCGGCGGGCTGGAGTGGTACCGGGCCTTTCCGCGCGACCATGACAATGCGCTCGCCTGGAAACGCGATCCCTTGCGCATTCCGGTGCTGGCACTCGGCGGCGACCGGCGCTGGGGGCCCGAGATGGTCGCCATGATGCGGGAGTTCGCGCTGGACGTCACCGGCGGCAGCATCGCGGACTGCAATCATTGGCTGCCGGAGGAACGGCCCGCCGAGACGGCCGAACGCCTGGAGGCATTCCTTGCGGCGTGA